GTTGCAATGCAACGTCTCAGAGTGAGGTTATCAATAGTAAAAATTATCTTGTCCTGAGCGTATTGATCAACGTTCTGGCTATTCTCTAGTAATCGGTATATCTAACCAATTGCTCAATTCCTGAGCTAGCCATTCGATTTCTGGTTCGGAGTTAATCACACCGCCAGAACCAGCGAGTTGATACTTGTGTACTCCTGCCCAAATAAACAATTGGGGCGTAACCTCAATTCTAGTACCGCTGCTCAAATCTATCTCATAGCTTTTAGGAATATAAACGAGCTTACGTATATGCTGTCGAGGCGTTGCACGGGTACGGTTGAATTTCAATCCCAATAAATCGTTGATAAAGCTAATTTGCTTTTGATCTAAACGCAGGCGGATGCGTCCAAATAGATGAAAGAGAAATGTATACATCATCACAAAGCCAGCACCCCAAAAAGGAAGTGAGAATAAGGCAAAAGGGATGTTGATCGGAAAAGGAGTATAGAGAGCGCCTATTGTCCAAAATAGGATAAATGAATTCCAGGCGATCGCAAACACACCTGTAAAGACTATTGAAGGATGAAAACCAATCGGTGGAATGATAATTTCTAGAGAATTCCAAGTTTTAGTTAGTTGAATTCTGCTACCTGCTGGTTTACCAACAGCTAAAGCCTTATCAATTTCAAACTGTGGCTCATCTAAAGTTTTCAGTGCTTCTGAGGCAGAACTCAAACGCCGCTCTAAACTAGGTTCAGTCAGCGACTTTAACCAACGAGTCAAACTAGGGCTAAGATTAGCTACTTGCTCAAACTGAATGCAAAAATCCTTTTGGGGTAAATCGGCTGGATGAGTACCTGTCACTAGGTAAATCAACGTCGTGCCTAAACTATAAAGGTCTGAGGCTGCAACAGCACGTCCACCAAATTGCTCCTGTGGCATATAACCATAGGTTCCGACTACAGTTCGAGTTCCACTTTCTGTAGCGAGGACAGTTTGTACAGAACCAAAATCTATCAAATAAACTTGGCCTACACTATTGCCAGAGCGTTCCCCTAATAAAATGTTGCTAGGCTTGATATCACGGTGGATTACAGGCGGATACAGCCCATGTAGATAAATCAGAATCTCTAAAAGTGCTTTGGCTATCTGTTTGATTTCAGCTTCTGTAAAAGTCCGCCCAGATTGTAGATATTGCTCTAAAGTTTGGGCTGGGATATAAGTTTGTACTAAGGCAAATCCTTTAATTTCAGGTAAATTAACTTCAAAATAGTCTAAATAACGAGGAATTGAAGGATGTGACAAAGATTTTAAAGTTTCAGCTTCCCGCTCAAACAACTTGAGATCATCCCATTCAAAATCATTGCCAAAAGAGAGTAACTTGACAACTACCAATTCACCACTAATTTTATCCCGCGCTAACAGCGTCCGCCGCCCTGCTTTTTTTCCTAACAGCTGCTGAACTTCGTAGCGTGAACCCAAGCTATCGCCCTCAAGCGACTCACCTAATATTTTTCCAATCATTATCAATTTTTATAATGCTACGTTTGCAAGGTCTCCATAGCTAATAGCTCGTCGAATTGGCAAGCCGATATTTTTAGTATAGTTGTGTAATTCTATGCCTTCCCAACTTTGGCCTTACATTACCCCTGGTATTCCCGATGAATTATTTGAGCATTTGCCAGGGATTCCCCTTAGCCAGCGAGAAGTCCGGCTGCTATTGATTGCCCAACTACGGTTAAAACCCGATTCAGTATTATGGGATATTGGTGCAGGGACAGGTACAATTCCAGTAGAGGTGGGATTACTTTGTCCCAACGCGCAGATTATCGCTGTAGAAAGGGATGAAGAAGTAGCTAGTTTAATCAAACGCAACTGCGATCGCTTTGAAGTCAATAATGTCGAAGTCATTGAAGGGAGCGCCCCAGAGTGTTTGCATGAGCTTAAGGTGACTCCTCACCGCGTTTGTATTGAAGGAGGACGCCCCATTCAGGAAATTTTGCAAGCTGCATGGAGTTATTTACCACCATCAGGTCGAGTTGTTGCCACAGCTGTTAATCTTGAGAGCTTGTATGCTATTTCTCAGACTTTTTCCCAGTTAAGAGCGAGAAATATAGAAGTTGTCCAATCTGCGGTCAACCGTTTAGAAACACGCGGCTTTTCTCAAACCTTTGCAGCTGTCGATCCCATTTTTATCCTCAGTGGTGAGAAACTGGACTAGGGACTAGGGACTGGGGGCTGGGGACTAGGGCCTAGGGACTAGGGACTAGGGACTAGGGACTGGGAACTAGGAAAAAGCTTACCAATACCCAATACCCAATACCCAATACCCAATACCCAATACCTAATCCCCAGTACCCAATCCCCAGTACCCAATCCCCAATGCCCCATCCCAAATACTTCTATGCCTTGGTCTCGGATTATTAGTGGAATTGTTGCGATCGCCCTTGCTCTTAGTGCAACCCTTTTAGGAGGTTGGTACTTTACTGCCATGTTTGCGGTGGTAGTCTTTTTGGGCCAACAAGAATATTTTAATTTGGTACGAGCCAGAGGCATAGCTCCCGCCGCTAAAACTACCATAGCTTTCAGTCTCATCTTGCTAGGTATTTGTACCCTTGATGGCAGTTTAGCGGACGCTGTGATGCCAATAGCTGGTACGCTTATATGTTTTTATCTGTTATTTCAGCCTAAATTTGCCACGATCGCGGATGTTTCTGCTTCTATCATGGGGCTATTTTATGTAGGTTATTTGCCAAGTTTTTGGGTGCGGTTGCGAGCGATCGATAGTGCTACTTTTAGCAATCTCCCATTAGGGGGTTATTGGCCCACAAATTGGACAGATTTTTGGGGCGAGGTAAATTTCAACTCTCTACCACGAGGTTTGACTATTACACTGCTGACTTTCTTGTGTATTTGGGCAGCAGACATTGGTGCTTACATTATTGGCAAATTCTTTGGGAAAACCCGTCTGTCTGAAATCAGTCCTAAAAAAACCGTAGAAGGTGCGATCTTTGGCATTACTTCTAGTCTAGTTGTAGCTTTGGGTGGCGCTTATTATCTCCACTTTCCCAGATCCCCCCTCACTGGTTTAGCACTGGGTTTACTGATTGGTATTGCTAGTCTTTTAGGCGACCTTACTGAGTCTATGCTCAAGCGAGATGCTGGAGTCAAGGATTCCGGGCAGTTAATCCCCGGACACGGTGGAATCTTAGACCGCACTGACAGTTATATTTTCACGGCTCCTTTGGTTTACTATTTTGTGACACTACTATTGCCGCTACTAGCAAATTAATTAGATATGGGCATTGGGCATTTATCCTCTGCCCCTCGGTCACTGAGCGGCTTGCCTTGAGCGTATCGCTAAAGCGAAAGCTTCGCTAACGCCTACGTTCTCGCAGAGAAGCCGAAAGGAGCCGTAAATCCTGCGGCATAGCTGCGCTTAGGGCGCAGCCTCTCGTAGAGAAGTGCTACTTCCTCTACTCCCTCATCTCCCCCATTTTTTCCGCTCCATAATCCTGACTGTTCTTGTTTTAAGAACCGATATATTATTTAAAATAAGAAGAGAGCATTTTTGATTTTTAACCATCAAGGGTTAACATTAATTCGCCCGTGGCACACTAGCTTGCCTGGGGTCAGCGTTAGTTCTCGGATACTAACATCTGACCCAAGATCCAAATTATACCCACCATTACCTTCTAGTAGCGCTCCTTGACCATGCTGCGTGTAGATGTGTGTCAGTTGTAATACCTGAGTATCGACTAACTCTAAACCCACACAAACCTCCAGAGGCGTTGCTTGAGTGTTGGGAAGTTGGATGCCACGCAGTATAATTTGGTTATTCTCAAGGAGAATCTTTTGCCAGTTAATAGGCTGGGATTCTGGAGAGTATTCTGGTAAAAGCTTAACTAGTACATCATTGAAAGCAGAAGATAATAAGTCAGATGAGAGAGAAGAGTTAAGATCCTTCTCGTCTACAATCAAGTCGCCAACTACTGGGACTATTTCTAATAGCCGTAGAGGCTGACCTTTAAGTATTGAGCCAATGTTTACCCGAATATTTTCTGCCACTATTTGAATTTGCGTTACAAGGAGACCTTGATAAACTGCATTAGTAGCAAATATAGATACTGAGGGAATACGCCCAGAGAGGATTTGGCGATCGCTTGCTTTAATCTCTACTTCTAATTGAGATACTTCGCTAACTTGCGATCTCAACCAAAGCTTGAGTGCGGTTGTCAGTACTTGCGTAATTATCCTGATCTTACTTGCATTTGTTGATTGGAAGTTTTTCTCTGGCATTTAACTACTGCATTTATAAGTATTTGCTAAACAATAGACGAAAGCTAAACAAACCTTAAATGTAACATTTAGGTTTACTTAGGACAAAATCCAAATATCATGTAATTGTTAACAAAAAATCAGCAATTTCCACATGGAGGTACGGTTACAAAAAATTCTCGCTCAATGGGGTATTGCCTCACGGCGTGAAGCCGAAGTAATGATTCGGCAATCGCGCGTGCGGATAAATGGTGTATTGGCACATTTAGGACAAAAAGTTGATACCGAAAAAGATGCGATCGTTGTAGATGGTAAGCCGATCTCCGGAAAGCAGCGTCCAGCTTTAATATATTTGTTGCTGCATAAACCAGTTGGGGTAGTTTCAACTTGTGATGACCCACAGGGAAGACCGACAGTCCTAGATTTACTACCGAAAGAATTACGCGAAGGTTCAGGTATTCATCCTGTTGGGCGTCTCGATGCAGACTCTACGGGATCATTAATACTGACAAATGACGGAGACCTGACATTTAAATTAACCCATCCCCGCCATAGTATTTCTAAAACATATCGTGTTTTGGTAAAAGGGCATCCCCCAGAAGCAGTATTGGAAATCTGGCGTCAGGGTGTGGTGTTGGAGGGAAGAAAAACACGGCCAGCCACGGTACACCTGATAGAACGTTTTGCTGATCAAAGCTGTTTAGAGATTGTTTTACAGGAGGGAAGAAATCGCCAAATTCGGCGTGTAGCCCAACAGTTGGGATACCCAGTAATCAAGCTGCATCGAACTGCTATAGGTTCAATTCAATTACAAAGTTCAAAAGAACCCTTTTTAGAAGAGGGTCAATATCGTTTCCTAAAAGATCATGAGATTCGCTTTTTGCAAGATCAGATAAAGCAACCTATTAAAGATTCAGCTGAGTTAAGGAGTGTACAAAAGCATGGAATGGCTAAGAAAGAAGAAAAATAATCAGCAGGTAGCACTTGCATTAGAGCAACAAAGAGCCGAAAAGTTGGCAATAATGGGCGCTCAACTTTTGGCATTGCGTCAAGAACAGGGTCTATCCCTAGAGCAAGTAGTCATGTTGACGAAAATTCCTCGGCGGCTGTTGCAGGCGATTGAAGAAGGTAATTTCAATGATCTGCCAGAACCAGTCTATATTCAGGGTTTACTCAGGCAATTTGCCGATGCATTAGGTATTAATGGAACGAAATTTGCCAGCACATTTCCTATTAGTTCTCAACAAGCAAATCCTAAATTTACTGGTAAAACTCCACGTTTAGGCCAATTACGCCCAATTCATCTTTATTTTCTTTACATATTTCTAATTGTATGCACTGTAAATGGCTTATCTCAGTTATTGAATAATGCCACGCTACAAGTAAGTAACAGCCAAAATTCACCAGACTCAGAAAAAGAGTACGTTGTCAAACCGGAAGCAGCCCAAGCACAAGAGTCACTAAAAGTTAAACCCGTCAGTGACAATCTCAACAGTTTAAAAGAAACTCAGGCAGTACAGATTGGTGTCACCTTAAAAGCTTCATCCTGGATTCGCGTAATAGCTGATGGCAAAACGGAGTTTGAGGGTACTCTCCCAGAGGGA
This region of Nostoc sp. UHCC 0302 genomic DNA includes:
- a CDS encoding phosphatidate cytidylyltransferase codes for the protein MPWSRIISGIVAIALALSATLLGGWYFTAMFAVVVFLGQQEYFNLVRARGIAPAAKTTIAFSLILLGICTLDGSLADAVMPIAGTLICFYLLFQPKFATIADVSASIMGLFYVGYLPSFWVRLRAIDSATFSNLPLGGYWPTNWTDFWGEVNFNSLPRGLTITLLTFLCIWAADIGAYIIGKFFGKTRLSEISPKKTVEGAIFGITSSLVVALGGAYYLHFPRSPLTGLALGLLIGIASLLGDLTESMLKRDAGVKDSGQLIPGHGGILDRTDSYIFTAPLVYYFVTLLLPLLAN
- a CDS encoding pseudouridine synthase, whose amino-acid sequence is MEVRLQKILAQWGIASRREAEVMIRQSRVRINGVLAHLGQKVDTEKDAIVVDGKPISGKQRPALIYLLLHKPVGVVSTCDDPQGRPTVLDLLPKELREGSGIHPVGRLDADSTGSLILTNDGDLTFKLTHPRHSISKTYRVLVKGHPPEAVLEIWRQGVVLEGRKTRPATVHLIERFADQSCLEIVLQEGRNRQIRRVAQQLGYPVIKLHRTAIGSIQLQSSKEPFLEEGQYRFLKDHEIRFLQDQIKQPIKDSAELRSVQKHGMAKKEEK
- a CDS encoding DUF2993 domain-containing protein, with product MPEKNFQSTNASKIRIITQVLTTALKLWLRSQVSEVSQLEVEIKASDRQILSGRIPSVSIFATNAVYQGLLVTQIQIVAENIRVNIGSILKGQPLRLLEIVPVVGDLIVDEKDLNSSLSSDLLSSAFNDVLVKLLPEYSPESQPINWQKILLENNQIILRGIQLPNTQATPLEVCVGLELVDTQVLQLTHIYTQHGQGALLEGNGGYNLDLGSDVSIRELTLTPGKLVCHGRINVNP
- the cbiT gene encoding precorrin-6Y C5,15-methyltransferase subunit CbiT; the encoded protein is MPSQLWPYITPGIPDELFEHLPGIPLSQREVRLLLIAQLRLKPDSVLWDIGAGTGTIPVEVGLLCPNAQIIAVERDEEVASLIKRNCDRFEVNNVEVIEGSAPECLHELKVTPHRVCIEGGRPIQEILQAAWSYLPPSGRVVATAVNLESLYAISQTFSQLRARNIEVVQSAVNRLETRGFSQTFAAVDPIFILSGEKLD
- a CDS encoding RodZ domain-containing protein; translation: MEWLRKKKNNQQVALALEQQRAEKLAIMGAQLLALRQEQGLSLEQVVMLTKIPRRLLQAIEEGNFNDLPEPVYIQGLLRQFADALGINGTKFASTFPISSQQANPKFTGKTPRLGQLRPIHLYFLYIFLIVCTVNGLSQLLNNATLQVSNSQNSPDSEKEYVVKPEAAQAQESLKVKPVSDNLNSLKETQAVQIGVTLKASSWIRVIADGKTEFEGTLPEGTHRTWKAQEQLTVKTDNAGGVLMSVNQEKAKEMGEPGKMEEIQIAAKPKF
- a CDS encoding serine/threonine-protein kinase; translation: MIGKILGESLEGDSLGSRYEVQQLLGKKAGRRTLLARDKISGELVVVKLLSFGNDFEWDDLKLFEREAETLKSLSHPSIPRYLDYFEVNLPEIKGFALVQTYIPAQTLEQYLQSGRTFTEAEIKQIAKALLEILIYLHGLYPPVIHRDIKPSNILLGERSGNSVGQVYLIDFGSVQTVLATESGTRTVVGTYGYMPQEQFGGRAVAASDLYSLGTTLIYLVTGTHPADLPQKDFCIQFEQVANLSPSLTRWLKSLTEPSLERRLSSASEALKTLDEPQFEIDKALAVGKPAGSRIQLTKTWNSLEIIIPPIGFHPSIVFTGVFAIAWNSFILFWTIGALYTPFPINIPFALFSLPFWGAGFVMMYTFLFHLFGRIRLRLDQKQISFINDLLGLKFNRTRATPRQHIRKLVYIPKSYEIDLSSGTRIEVTPQLFIWAGVHKYQLAGSGGVINSEPEIEWLAQELSNWLDIPITRE